The nucleotide window CGTTCCAGCAGCACCGCGTCGGCAGGAACGCTGCGGGCAACGATATCCTGCTGATCGATCCAGCGGAAGTCCTGTCCGTACAGGTCACGGTTCGAGACCTTGAGCTGCAGGCGATGGGCGCCGTTGACCGGGTTGCGGTCCTTGGCCATGACCTGTCCCAGCAGCACGCTGCCGTCCTTCAGCTCGAAGCGTACCAGGTCCCGGGGCCAGAAGAAGCCGAGCCCGTTGAAGAACACCACCCCGATCAGAGTGAGGGTCATGACCAGTATCACCGCCAGTGAGGCACCTGTAAACAGCACATAGGGCTCACCGGTTTTCCAGAATTTCGTCATTGCATATCCTCGTATGCGAAGTTGTTGAATAGAAGCACTGCCTGCAGCCATTGCGCCATTGAGTCTGAATCCGCGTCGCCGGACGGCCTGTGCGCCTGAAAGAAGCCGGGGCCCGCCGTCACCGTACTGTTACAGTCGCTGGAGCGGCCGGCCCGTCGCCGGAATGTCTCGAACCGCCGGAATGCAGGGGCAGAGGCCTTTCAGGCGTACAGGACGGGAGGTGGCGTGGATTCAGACGTTCCCGGACTCAGCCGCCGCACGGCTCAATATCGGCCGTACTTCTTGCGGAAGCGCTGACGCAGCGCCTCGGCAGCCGTGTTGATGATAAAGGTGAAGACGAACAGCAGCACCGCAGACAGAAACAAGGTCCGATAGAGCGAGCTGTTCAGCGGCGCCTCGGGTATCTCCACCGCGATATTGGCCGAAAGCGAACGCAGTCCGTTGAATACGCTCCAGCTCATGATCGGGGTGTTGCCGGTGGCCATCAGTACGATCATGGTTTCGCCCACGGCGCGGCCGAAGCCGATCATGACGGCCGAAAACACCCCCGGCAGGGCCGAAGGGAGCACCACCCGCCAGGCGGTCTGCCAGCGGCTGGCGCCCAGGGCCAGGGAGGCGGCCGAAAGATTGCGCGGCACATTGGAGAGCGCATCTTCGGCAATGGTGAAGATGATCGGGATCACGGCAAAACCGAGAGCGATGGCGATGATCATGCTGTTGCGCTGGTCGTAGCGGATGCCCATGGTGCTGAACAGCCACTGTTTGAAATCCCCGCCAAAGCAGTACGTCTCCACCACCCCTCCCAGCAGGTAGGAGAGGCAGATGCCGATCAGCACCACCGGCACCAGCAGGGCGAATTCGTTGCCGCGCAGCATCCGTCCCAGCTTGGAATAGGGCTTGATCTGACGCCAGAAGATGATCGTCACCAACAGCATCAGCGGGATCAGCACGATGCTGGTGAAGAAGGCCAGTACCACCTGGTCGATCAGCGGAGCCAGCCAGAGTCCTGCCAGGAAGCCGACCACCACCGACGGGATGGCGGCCATGATCTCGACCACCGGTTTGACCCGCCCCTTAAGGGTCGGCGACATGAACTGGCTGGTGTAGAGCGCGCCGAACAGCGCCAGCGGCACGGCAAACAGCATGGCGAACAATGTCGCTTTGATCGTGCCGAATACCAGCGGCACCAGGCTCATCTTCGGCTCGTAATCGTCGGTGGCTGCCGAGGACTGCCAGACAAACTCGGGCCGCTCATAGCCCTCGTACCACACCTTGCGGAACAGGGTGCCGAACGACACATCGGGATGCGGGATGTCCAGCTTCCACACGTGCAGCTTTCCCGCCTTGTCCAGCACGCACAGGGCATGCCCCTGGGGAGAGAGCGCCATCATTGCCGCCGACTGGGCAACGCGCAACGTCAACAGGCTTCGTTCAGCGGTGGTATGGTCGATATGGATCGTGCCGCGGTCATCGGCAGACACCAGTGATTTGTCCCGGGGTGAAGCGATGATTCCGGTTATCGCTGCGGCATGCGGTCGCAAGGGATGGATGCGGGTCAGGCTCTTGTCGTCCCCTGAGCCGGAAGTCCTGACCGGGAACCACGTTGAGACGGCTCCGCTGCTGTCGCCGATGGCGACCGAGATGCCCCCCTGTACCAGGGTCAGCGCCGTGACCGGCCGTTTGTCCGCGGTTACATTGACGGTTTCGACCAGCCGGGCCTGCCCCGCTTCGGCGATGTCCCAGCGCAGCAGCTCGCCCCGCTCGGTGCCAGCGTACAGGTAATGTCCCTTCTGGTCCACTGCTGCGGCCGAAATGGGCGCCGGTGCGGCGTCCTTGAGTTCAACCCTGCTGTTGTTCACCTTCTCGTTGCCGAGAAAATCCTTCTCCACCACACGATGCGTCACCAGCACCCCGTGAGGGGTCAGATCGACGCGTACGACCCCCTTGCCTTCGATGGCACGCACAAAGGAGCGTTGCGGAACAGGAGTCTGCGGCGGAAAGGACATCTCCGTATTTTCGGCAATCGTGTGGGAAACCGCGGTGGAATGGTCCCCTTTCCGTTCGTACCCGAACGAAACGGCCAGCGACGTCACTGCGCCGTTGTCCCACAGCAGATTACAGGTACTGCTGCCGTTCCGGTCGATGGAAACGACCTTATGCCCCGGCGCAGGGGCTCCCGGAACCCTCATGCTCTCCACGACCGCACCGGTGGCAGTGTCGATTATGTGAAGGGTCCCCTCCTGGTCGATCGTGAATACCCGTTGCCGAGTTTCGTCGATGCCGAGGGCCAGCGGCTGGCCGGTCTGGGACGCAAGCTGCGGAGCGGCCACCGCGGTTGCTCCGGGGGGGAAGAAGAGCGGCAGGGCGACCTGGGCGATCATCACCAGGATCCAGACAACCGACACGATCACCAGCACTCCGCCGATTTTGATCAGCCATTCGGCAATACGGTCACGACGGCGCGAAGCTAGGGTAAAGTTTTTTTTCATTATGACAGGTCCGGGCAAAAAAATTCCCCTCCCTGGCGGGAGGGGATCGTACGGTTTGCGATGCGATGCTTATTTCAGGTGCTTGAGCTGGTCTGCGGCCAGGTTGGCGGTCAGGGGATCATAACCGTCCTTCACGACGATCTCCTGGCCTTCCTTGGACAGCACATACTTCAGGAACTCTTCCACCACTTTGGGCAACGGTTCGCCCGGCTTCTTGGCCACGTAGATGTAGAGCATGCGGCTCATGGGATATTTGCCGGCAAGTACGTTCTGGTAGGTTGCTTCGGCCACGGGGCCACCCTTCTTGTCGGAAAGGGGTACGGCGCGTACGCCCGAGGTGGCATAGCCGATACCGGAATAGCCAATGCCGCCCAGGTCCCTGGCAACTCCTTCAACAACCGAAGCAGAACCGGGCTGTTCCTTTACCGTGGGCTTATAGTCGCCATTCTTGAGGGCGTGCTCCTTGAAATAACCATAGGTACCCGAGGCGGAGTTGCGGCCATAGAGGCTGATCGGCATGGCTGCCAGCTTCCCGGTCACCCCGAGCTGGCCCCAGGTAGTGGCTTCGGGCAGTCCGCGTTTGTGGGTCTTGGAGAAAATCGCATCCACTTCGTCCAGCGACAGGCTCTTGATCGGGTTGTCCTTGTTGACGAACACGGCCAGCGAGTCCAGTGCCACGCCGATCTTGGTCGGCTTGTAGCCGAATTTCTTCTCGAACTGCTCGATTTCGGAGCTCTTCATCTCGCGGGACATGGGGCCGAGCTGGGAGGTGCCGGCGATCAGGGCCGGTGGCGCGGTACCGGAGCCCTTGCCCTCGATCTGGATGTTGACGCTCGGGTATTTCTTCTTGAAACCTTCGGCCCAGTAGGTCATCAGGTTATTGAGGGTGTCCGAGCCGACGCTGTTCAGGTTGCCGGACACACCGGCCGTGCTTTTGTAGGTCGGGATCTTGGCATCGACCTTCACTTTTTCGGCATGTGCCGCCGCTACCGTTGAAAGCAGCAGCAGAGCGGTTGCAACTGTCTTCTTCAACATAAACTGTTCCTCCTTGTGGTGTGTTACAAATTATACACGCACCATAGCAGATTACTGTTACAGCGATGTTACGGCCTTGGAAATAGTAGGTAAAATCAGCACTCCCGCGCCCGCACCGAACGGCCGTTACGGGACATCCGCTTTTCTGACGGTGCAGGAAAAGACCGAGCCTTTGCCCTGCTCGCTGCTGACCGAAACTTCTCCCCCGTGGAGCTGAACGATATGCTTGACAATGGCCAGCCCCAGGCCGGTGCCCCCCTGTTCCCGGCTGCGGGCCTCGTCCACCCGGTAGAAACGTTCGAATATGCGGGGGATGTCCTTGAAGGGGATGCCGATACCGGTATCGGCCACGGAGATGCGGACGAATTCCCCCTCATCCTCCGTGAACAGCCGGATGGTCCCTCCTGAGGGGGTATACTTGACCGCATTCTCCAGCAGGTTGATCAGTACCTGTTCCAGACGCCCCTGGTCCGCCATGACGCGCGACTGCCGCTGCATCGCTTCGTTGATGATGGTGACCCCCTTGCTGCGCGCCGCCTCTTCCAGCAGCATGCAGGCCTTGGCCATCGTTCCCCCCACATCCATCGGAAAAAGTTCCAATGCGGCCTGGTTCGACTCCAGGTGCGAGAGGGTCAGGATATCGTTGATCAGGGATGCCAGACGTTCGGAATGGTGCTGGATGATCTCGACGAAGCGGGCCGCCCGCTGCGGGTCCGACTCCATCAGTCCGTCCAGCAGCGTCTCGGCATAGCCCTTGATGACCGAGACAGGTGTGCGCAGCTCATGGGATACATTGGCCACGAAATCCCGCCGCATGTTCTCGACCCTCTTCATGTCTGAGATGTCGTGAAATACTGCCACCACCCCCTGATTGCCGCCGCTGATCATCAGCGGGACCCAGTGCGTCAGCAGGGTGGTCCCACCGGCCGGCAGGACGATTTCCCGCACAAGCTCTCCCTGCGTCCTCCGCACGTCGTCAAAGGCCGCCAGCAGATCGGGGTGACGCGAAATCTCCACCAGGCGCTGCCCTTCCACGTCCCCCGCAAGGCCGAACATATTCCGGAAAGGGGGATTGACCAGCGAAATGGTGCCATCCACTGAAGCCACCATGACCCCTTCCCCCATGCCGCGCAGGATGGTTGCCAGACGCTGTTTTTCGGCGGAAAGGCTCTTGACCTGGCTGTCGATGCGGCTGGCCATCTCGTTCAACACCTGGGCCAGTTCCCCCACCTCGTCGCTGGTGGCGGCGTCGATGGTTACCGGCTCACCGCGCCCGATGCGTGCGGCAGCGGCGGCTATGTCGCGCAAGGGGCGCGAGGTCAGGTTGGACAGGAAATAGCTCACCACCAGTGCCGCCAGGATCGTCAGCAGCGCCACCCCTCCCAGCACCCCGTGCAGCGTTGATGTCGCCTCATCCAGATACTCGAGCGGCAGCGCCAGGCGCAGATAGCCGTGGCCGCTGGCCAGAGCGACGTAGAGCATGTTGCGGCGCAGGGTCTCGGAATAGCGCACCGCGCTGCCCCTGCCCG belongs to Geobacter sp. SVR and includes:
- a CDS encoding ATP-binding protein — translated: MRFRTKLMLSYILFVVMVSGAYYLYFKHSLTTAMIEESRASLINQAMLARLLTEQEAQSHKPQQLAERVGNAIRARVTLIAPDGTVIGDSDVGQANLAELQNHLNRPEVQEARKTGRGSAVRYSETLRRNMLYVALASGHGYLRLALPLEYLDEATSTLHGVLGGVALLTILAALVVSYFLSNLTSRPLRDIAAAAARIGRGEPVTIDAATSDEVGELAQVLNEMASRIDSQVKSLSAEKQRLATILRGMGEGVMVASVDGTISLVNPPFRNMFGLAGDVEGQRLVEISRHPDLLAAFDDVRRTQGELVREIVLPAGGTTLLTHWVPLMISGGNQGVVAVFHDISDMKRVENMRRDFVANVSHELRTPVSVIKGYAETLLDGLMESDPQRAARFVEIIQHHSERLASLINDILTLSHLESNQAALELFPMDVGGTMAKACMLLEEAARSKGVTIINEAMQRQSRVMADQGRLEQVLINLLENAVKYTPSGGTIRLFTEDEGEFVRISVADTGIGIPFKDIPRIFERFYRVDEARSREQGGTGLGLAIVKHIVQLHGGEVSVSSEQGKGSVFSCTVRKADVP
- a CDS encoding PstS family phosphate ABC transporter substrate-binding protein; its protein translation is MLKKTVATALLLLSTVAAAHAEKVKVDAKIPTYKSTAGVSGNLNSVGSDTLNNLMTYWAEGFKKKYPSVNIQIEGKGSGTAPPALIAGTSQLGPMSREMKSSEIEQFEKKFGYKPTKIGVALDSLAVFVNKDNPIKSLSLDEVDAIFSKTHKRGLPEATTWGQLGVTGKLAAMPISLYGRNSASGTYGYFKEHALKNGDYKPTVKEQPGSASVVEGVARDLGGIGYSGIGYATSGVRAVPLSDKKGGPVAEATYQNVLAGKYPMSRMLYIYVAKKPGEPLPKVVEEFLKYVLSKEGQEIVVKDGYDPLTANLAADQLKHLK
- a CDS encoding ABC transporter permease subunit; the encoded protein is MKKNFTLASRRRDRIAEWLIKIGGVLVIVSVVWILVMIAQVALPLFFPPGATAVAAPQLASQTGQPLALGIDETRQRVFTIDQEGTLHIIDTATGAVVESMRVPGAPAPGHKVVSIDRNGSSTCNLLWDNGAVTSLAVSFGYERKGDHSTAVSHTIAENTEMSFPPQTPVPQRSFVRAIEGKGVVRVDLTPHGVLVTHRVVEKDFLGNEKVNNSRVELKDAAPAPISAAAVDQKGHYLYAGTERGELLRWDIAEAGQARLVETVNVTADKRPVTALTLVQGGISVAIGDSSGAVSTWFPVRTSGSGDDKSLTRIHPLRPHAAAITGIIASPRDKSLVSADDRGTIHIDHTTAERSLLTLRVAQSAAMMALSPQGHALCVLDKAGKLHVWKLDIPHPDVSFGTLFRKVWYEGYERPEFVWQSSAATDDYEPKMSLVPLVFGTIKATLFAMLFAVPLALFGALYTSQFMSPTLKGRVKPVVEIMAAIPSVVVGFLAGLWLAPLIDQVVLAFFTSIVLIPLMLLVTIIFWRQIKPYSKLGRMLRGNEFALLVPVVLIGICLSYLLGGVVETYCFGGDFKQWLFSTMGIRYDQRNSMIIAIALGFAVIPIIFTIAEDALSNVPRNLSAASLALGASRWQTAWRVVLPSALPGVFSAVMIGFGRAVGETMIVLMATGNTPIMSWSVFNGLRSLSANIAVEIPEAPLNSSLYRTLFLSAVLLFVFTFIINTAAEALRQRFRKKYGRY